The Streptomyces albofaciens JCM 4342 genome has a segment encoding these proteins:
- a CDS encoding [protein-PII] uridylyltransferase: MRLLQASGPGGPERRSALARLTDDWLAGLFHRAAAGAEAGSGIALVAVGGYGRGELSPRSDLDLLLLHDGKAGARTVAALADQLWYPVWDLNLALDHSVRTPSEARKAARDDLKVQLGLLEARHLAGDPDLTSALRGTALADWREQAPKRLPELHEMCRERASRQGELQYLLEPDLKEARGGLRDATALRAVAASWLADAPREGLEAARTRLLDVRDALHLTTGRATDRLALQEQDQVAEALGVLDADVLLRQVYESARTISYASDVTWREVRRVLRSRSVRPVLRGLLKGRTAGGGTGRGERSPLAEGVVELDGEVVLARTARPEHDPVLPLRAAAAAAQAGLPLSRHAVRRLRTAAATRPLPVPWPAEAREQLITLLGAGAQTVPVWEALEAEGIVSRLLPDWERVRCRPQRNAVHRWTVDRHLIETAVRASALTRRVHRPDLLLIAALLHDIGKGWPGDHSVSGETIARDMAARIGFDARDVAVIATLVRHHLLLIETATRRDLGDPATVAAVADTVGTIGTLELLHALTEADALATGPAAWSTWRGSLVADLVKRVTARLAGEAVPEGHTTDEPTAEQERLAVEAWRCGGPVLVLHTREERQGETEYAPDATGVDQDAGTSPGTGPDIVPEPEPVGVELLMAVPDQPGVLPAAAGVLAMHRLTVRAADLRSVDPLGEGPVLLLSWRVAAEYGSLPQTVRLRADLVRALDGSLDVPARLAEREKAYARRSRGVQAPPPRVTVASGSSQLATVIEVRAQDAQGLLHRIGRALEAAGVTVRSAHVSTLGANAVDAFYVTNEKAEPLSDASAAEVAQAVERALKQ, translated from the coding sequence CTGCGGCTTCTCCAGGCCTCCGGGCCGGGCGGGCCCGAGCGCAGGTCCGCCCTCGCCCGCCTCACCGACGACTGGCTGGCCGGCCTCTTCCACCGCGCGGCAGCCGGAGCCGAGGCCGGCTCCGGTATCGCACTCGTCGCCGTCGGCGGCTACGGCCGCGGTGAACTCTCCCCCCGCAGCGACCTCGACCTGCTCCTGCTGCACGACGGCAAAGCCGGCGCCCGGACGGTGGCCGCACTCGCCGACCAGCTCTGGTATCCGGTCTGGGACCTGAACCTCGCCCTGGACCACTCGGTACGGACCCCCTCCGAAGCGCGCAAAGCCGCTCGCGACGACCTCAAGGTCCAACTCGGTCTCCTGGAGGCCCGCCACCTGGCCGGCGACCCGGACCTGACGAGCGCCCTGCGCGGCACCGCACTGGCCGACTGGCGCGAACAGGCCCCCAAACGCCTGCCGGAGCTGCACGAGATGTGTCGCGAACGGGCGTCCCGTCAGGGCGAGCTGCAGTATCTGCTGGAGCCGGATCTGAAGGAGGCCAGGGGCGGACTGCGGGACGCCACCGCACTCCGGGCGGTGGCCGCCTCCTGGCTGGCCGACGCGCCGCGCGAAGGCCTGGAGGCGGCCCGCACCCGTCTGCTGGACGTCCGCGACGCGCTGCATCTGACGACCGGCCGCGCCACCGACCGGCTCGCCCTCCAGGAACAGGACCAGGTCGCCGAGGCGCTCGGTGTGCTGGACGCGGACGTACTGCTGCGGCAGGTGTACGAGTCCGCGCGCACCATTTCGTACGCGAGTGACGTCACCTGGCGCGAAGTCCGGCGGGTGCTGCGGTCCCGCTCCGTCCGTCCCGTACTGCGCGGGCTGTTGAAGGGCCGTACGGCCGGTGGCGGGACGGGCCGGGGCGAACGGTCGCCGCTCGCCGAGGGCGTGGTCGAGCTGGACGGCGAAGTCGTACTGGCCCGGACGGCGCGCCCCGAACACGACCCGGTCCTTCCGCTGCGCGCCGCTGCCGCCGCGGCGCAGGCCGGGCTGCCGCTGTCCCGGCACGCCGTGCGCCGGCTCCGCACGGCCGCCGCGACCCGCCCCCTGCCCGTGCCGTGGCCGGCCGAGGCGCGAGAACAACTGATCACCTTGCTGGGCGCGGGCGCCCAGACCGTCCCCGTGTGGGAGGCGCTGGAAGCGGAGGGGATCGTCAGCCGGCTGCTGCCCGACTGGGAACGGGTGCGCTGCCGGCCCCAGCGCAACGCCGTACACCGGTGGACCGTGGACCGGCACCTGATCGAGACGGCCGTCCGCGCCTCGGCGCTCACCCGCCGCGTGCACCGGCCCGACCTCCTGCTGATCGCCGCCCTGCTGCACGACATCGGCAAGGGCTGGCCCGGCGACCACTCCGTCTCCGGCGAGACCATCGCCCGGGACATGGCGGCCCGGATCGGATTCGACGCCCGGGACGTGGCGGTGATCGCCACGCTCGTACGGCACCATCTGCTGCTCATCGAGACGGCCACCCGCCGGGATCTGGGCGATCCGGCGACCGTGGCGGCGGTCGCGGACACGGTGGGCACCATCGGCACGCTGGAACTGCTGCACGCCCTCACCGAGGCCGACGCGCTGGCCACCGGCCCGGCGGCCTGGAGCACCTGGCGCGGGTCGCTCGTCGCGGACCTGGTGAAACGCGTCACGGCGCGGCTGGCGGGAGAGGCCGTGCCGGAGGGGCATACGACCGACGAGCCGACCGCCGAGCAAGAACGCCTGGCCGTCGAGGCGTGGCGCTGCGGCGGCCCGGTGCTGGTCCTGCACACACGGGAAGAGCGCCAGGGTGAGACGGAGTATGCCCCTGACGCCACCGGTGTGGACCAGGATGCCGGTACGTCCCCGGGCACGGGTCCGGACATCGTGCCCGAACCGGAGCCGGTGGGCGTCGAACTGCTGATGGCCGTACCGGATCAGCCCGGCGTGCTCCCCGCCGCTGCGGGTGTCCTGGCCATGCACCGTCTCACTGTCCGCGCCGCCGACCTGCGCAGCGTGGACCCCCTCGGCGAGGGCCCGGTCCTGCTGCTGAGCTGGCGGGTCGCCGCCGAATACGGTTCGCTCCCGCAGACCGTACGGCTCAGGGCGGACCTCGTACGAGCCCTGGACGGCTCGCTGGACGTACCGGCACGGCTGGCGGAACGCGAGAAGGCGTACGCACGCCGCTCGCGCGGCGTACAGGCCCCGCCGCCCCGAGTGACGGTTGCCTCCGGAAGCTCGCAGCTGGCGACCGTGATCGAGGTCAGGGCCCAGGACGCGCAGGGTCTGCTGCACCGCATCGGCCGGGCACTGGAGGCCGCGGGCGTCACCGTACGCAGCGCCCACGTGAGCACGCTGGGAGCGAACGCGGTGGATGCGTTCTACGTCACGAACGAGAAGGCCGAACCACTGTCGGACGCGTCGGCCGCAGAGGTGGCCCAGGCGGTGGAGCGCGCATTGAAGCAGTGA
- the ffh gene encoding signal recognition particle protein yields the protein MFDTLSDRLASTFKNLRGKGRLSEADIDATAREIRIALLEADVALPVVRAFIKQVKERATGAEVSQALNPAQQVIKIVNEELVGILGGETRRLRFAKNPPTVIMLAGLQGAGKTTLAGKLGAWLKQQGHAPLLVACDLQRPNAVNQLSVVAERANVAIFAPEPGNGVGDPVKVAQDSIEFARAKQHDVVIVDTAGRLGIDQELMQQAADIRDAVKPDEVLFVVDAMIGQDAVNTAEAFRDGVGFDGVVLSKLDGDARGGAALSIAHVTGKQIMFASNGEKLDDFDAFHPDRMASRILGMGDMLTLIEKAEQTFSQQEAEKMASKLASSKGKDFTLDDFLAQMEQVRKMGSISKLLGMLPGMGQMKEQINNLDEREVDRTAAIIKSMTPGERQDPTIINGSRRARIAKGSGVDVSAVKNLVERFFDARKMMSKMAQGGGMPGMPGMPGMPGMGGGAKKKKQQKQAKGKRKSGNPMKRKAEEEAAAARREAAQSGNPLGLPQGGDAKNFELPDEFKKFMG from the coding sequence GTGTTCGATACGCTTTCCGACCGCTTGGCGAGTACTTTCAAAAACCTCCGGGGCAAAGGCCGCTTGAGCGAGGCGGACATCGACGCCACGGCGCGCGAGATCCGGATCGCCCTGCTGGAGGCCGACGTCGCGCTTCCCGTCGTCCGGGCCTTCATCAAGCAGGTCAAGGAGCGGGCGACCGGTGCCGAGGTCTCCCAGGCGCTCAACCCCGCCCAGCAGGTCATCAAGATCGTCAACGAGGAGCTCGTCGGCATCCTCGGTGGCGAGACCCGTCGGCTGCGCTTCGCCAAGAACCCTCCGACGGTCATCATGCTCGCCGGTCTGCAGGGTGCCGGTAAGACGACCCTGGCCGGAAAGCTCGGCGCCTGGCTCAAGCAGCAGGGCCACGCGCCGCTGCTGGTCGCCTGTGACCTCCAGCGCCCCAACGCCGTCAACCAGCTCTCGGTCGTCGCCGAGCGCGCCAATGTCGCGATCTTCGCGCCCGAGCCGGGCAACGGCGTCGGCGATCCGGTCAAGGTCGCTCAGGACTCGATCGAGTTCGCCCGTGCCAAGCAGCACGATGTGGTCATCGTCGACACCGCGGGCCGTCTCGGCATCGACCAGGAACTGATGCAGCAGGCCGCGGACATCCGTGACGCGGTCAAGCCGGACGAGGTCCTGTTCGTCGTCGACGCCATGATCGGTCAGGACGCGGTCAACACCGCGGAGGCGTTCCGCGACGGCGTCGGCTTCGACGGCGTCGTGCTCTCCAAGCTGGACGGCGACGCCCGCGGTGGTGCCGCGCTCTCCATCGCGCACGTCACCGGCAAGCAGATCATGTTCGCCTCCAACGGCGAGAAGCTGGACGACTTCGACGCGTTCCACCCGGACCGCATGGCGTCCCGCATCCTCGGCATGGGCGACATGCTCACGCTGATCGAGAAGGCGGAGCAGACCTTCAGCCAGCAAGAGGCCGAGAAGATGGCTTCCAAGCTGGCGAGCAGCAAGGGCAAGGACTTCACGCTCGACGACTTCCTGGCCCAGATGGAGCAGGTCCGCAAGATGGGCTCCATCTCCAAGCTGCTCGGCATGCTGCCCGGTATGGGGCAGATGAAGGAGCAGATCAACAACCTGGACGAGCGTGAGGTCGACCGTACGGCCGCGATCATCAAGTCGATGACGCCCGGCGAGCGCCAGGACCCGACGATCATCAACGGCTCGCGCCGGGCCCGCATCGCCAAGGGCTCCGGCGTCGACGTCAGCGCGGTCAAGAACCTGGTCGAGCGCTTCTTCGACGCCCGCAAGATGATGTCCAAGATGGCCCAGGGCGGCGGCATGCCGGGAATGCCCGGCATGCCTGGGATGCCGGGCATGGGTGGCGGCGCCAAGAAGAAGAAGCAGCAGAAGCAGGCCAAGGGCAAGCGCAAGAGCGGCAACCCCATGAAGCGGAAGGCCGAGGAGGAGGCCGCTGCCGCACGCCGCGAGGCCGCGCAGTCCGGCAACCCGCTGGGCCTGCCGCAGGGCGGCGACGCGAAGAACTTCGAACTCCCCGACGAGTTCAAGAAGTTCATGGGCTAG
- the ftsY gene encoding signal recognition particle-docking protein FtsY: MEIVILAVVIAVVALGAISGLVVSSRRKKQQLPPAPPTTPSVTAPPAEPQVGEDAETPRDEARRTIEEVDLPPAEAPVEEPVAEAPPAPAAPEVEVPEPTAGRLVRLRARLSRSQNSLGKGLLTLLSREHLDEDTWEEIEDTLLTADVGVAPTQELVERLRERVKVLGTRTPEELRGLLREELLKLIGTDVDRAVATDNAVGKDGQEIPGVVMVVGVNGTGKTTTTGKLARVLVADGKSVVLGAADTFRAAAADQLQTWGERVGARTVRGPEGGDPASIAFDAVKEGIAESADVVLIDTAGRLHTKTGLMDELGKVKRVVEKHGPVGEVLLVLDATTGQNGLVQARVFAEVVDITGVVLTKLDGTAKGGIIVAVQRELGVPVKLIGLGEGADDLAPFEPEAFVDALIGD, translated from the coding sequence ATGGAAATCGTCATCCTTGCTGTAGTCATCGCTGTGGTCGCGCTCGGCGCGATCAGCGGGCTCGTCGTCAGCAGCCGCAGAAAGAAGCAGCAGCTGCCGCCGGCCCCGCCGACCACCCCGTCCGTCACCGCGCCTCCTGCGGAACCGCAGGTCGGTGAGGACGCCGAGACCCCCCGCGACGAAGCCCGTCGCACCATAGAGGAAGTCGACCTGCCGCCCGCCGAGGCGCCCGTCGAGGAGCCGGTGGCCGAGGCGCCGCCCGCCCCCGCGGCGCCCGAGGTGGAGGTCCCGGAGCCGACCGCCGGCCGCCTGGTGCGGCTGCGCGCCCGGCTCTCCCGCTCGCAGAACTCGCTGGGCAAGGGCCTGCTCACCCTCCTGTCCCGCGAGCACCTCGACGAGGACACCTGGGAGGAGATCGAGGACACCCTGCTCACCGCCGACGTGGGCGTCGCGCCCACGCAGGAGCTGGTCGAGCGGCTGCGCGAGCGCGTGAAGGTGCTCGGCACCCGTACCCCCGAGGAGCTGCGCGGCCTGCTGCGCGAGGAACTGCTCAAGCTGATCGGCACGGACGTGGACCGCGCGGTCGCCACCGACAACGCGGTCGGCAAGGACGGCCAGGAGATCCCCGGCGTCGTCATGGTCGTCGGTGTCAACGGCACCGGCAAGACCACCACCACCGGCAAGCTGGCCCGGGTCCTGGTCGCCGACGGCAAGTCGGTCGTCCTGGGCGCCGCTGACACCTTCCGCGCCGCCGCGGCCGACCAGCTCCAGACCTGGGGCGAGCGGGTCGGTGCCCGTACCGTCCGCGGTCCGGAGGGCGGCGACCCGGCCTCGATCGCCTTCGACGCGGTGAAGGAAGGTATCGCCGAGAGCGCCGACGTGGTTCTCATCGACACGGCGGGCCGCCTGCACACCAAGACCGGCCTGATGGACGAGCTGGGCAAGGTCAAGCGGGTCGTCGAGAAGCACGGCCCGGTCGGCGAGGTCCTCCTCGTCCTGGACGCCACCACCGGCCAGAACGGTCTGGTGCAGGCCCGGGTGTTCGCGGAGGTCGTGGACATCACCGGCGTCGTGCTGACGAAGCTGGACGGTACGGCCAAGGGCGGCATCATCGTCGCGGTCCAGCGCGAACTGGGCGTGCCGGTCAAGCTGATCGGCCTCGGCGAGGGCGCGGACGACCTCGCGCCGTTCGAGCCGGAGGCCTTCGTGGACGCCCTGATCGGCGACTAG
- a CDS encoding P-II family nitrogen regulator, with protein sequence MKLITAVIKPYRLDEVKEALQSFGVHGLTVTEASGYGRQRGHTEVYRGAEYTVDLVPKVRIEVLVDDADAAELMDIVVKAARTGKIGDGKVWSVSVDEAVRVRTGERGPDAL encoded by the coding sequence GTGAAGCTCATCACGGCAGTGATCAAGCCGTACCGGCTCGATGAGGTGAAGGAGGCCCTGCAGTCGTTCGGCGTACACGGCCTGACCGTCACCGAGGCCAGCGGATACGGCCGGCAGCGCGGGCACACGGAGGTGTACCGGGGCGCGGAGTACACCGTCGACCTGGTGCCGAAGGTCCGTATCGAAGTGCTGGTGGACGACGCGGACGCCGCGGAACTGATGGACATCGTGGTCAAGGCGGCCCGCACCGGCAAGATCGGCGACGGCAAGGTGTGGAGCGTTTCCGTCGACGAGGCGGTCCGCGTCCGCACGGGCGAGCGGGGCCCGGACGCACTGTAG
- a CDS encoding bifunctional DNA primase/polymerase, whose translation MGFTIGGIRDIRSGSRRRARSTESTAVAEYTGLWGWDVVPGARAARAGSGRTVCSCGADDCPSPGDHPLAFADGLKAGATLEEATAAWTRTPGAAVLLPVGRTFDVLEVPEAAGRSALVRLERMGLPLGPVAATPTGRALFFVAPGAAAGLPGLLYRMGWDDAALDLCARGPGDHVTAPPSDLGGLGPVRWLRPPTLDTAGQPPQARLLLGTLAYVCHRSAA comes from the coding sequence ATGGGCTTCACGATCGGCGGCATCCGCGACATTCGATCCGGTTCACGGCGTCGCGCCCGCTCGACCGAGAGCACGGCGGTGGCGGAGTACACGGGGCTGTGGGGCTGGGACGTGGTGCCCGGCGCCCGCGCGGCCCGCGCCGGCAGCGGGCGCACGGTCTGTTCGTGCGGCGCGGACGACTGCCCCTCCCCCGGCGACCACCCGCTGGCCTTCGCGGACGGCCTGAAGGCCGGCGCGACGCTCGAAGAGGCCACCGCCGCATGGACCAGGACGCCCGGCGCGGCCGTACTGCTCCCGGTGGGCCGGACCTTCGACGTCCTCGAAGTGCCGGAGGCGGCGGGGCGCAGCGCGCTCGTACGGCTGGAGCGGATGGGCCTGCCGCTCGGGCCGGTGGCCGCCACGCCGACGGGTCGCGCGCTGTTCTTCGTGGCGCCCGGCGCCGCCGCCGGCCTGCCCGGCCTGCTCTACCGGATGGGCTGGGACGACGCCGCCCTCGACCTGTGCGCGCGCGGCCCCGGCGACCACGTCACCGCGCCTCCGTCCGACCTCGGCGGGCTCGGCCCGGTGCGGTGGCTGCGCCCGCCCACCCTGGACACGGCCGGACAGCCGCCGCAGGCCCGGCTGCTGCTGGGCACGCTCGCGTACGTGTGCCACCGGTCGGCCGCGTAA
- a CDS encoding ammonium transporter — translation MPPGIMTLAADKAALSPANTGFMLICTALVMLMTPALAFFYGGMVRVKSVLNMLMMSFISLGIVTVLWVLYGFGLAFGQDNGGFLGWSGDFAGLGGIGLTELWGTTTIPVYVFAVFQLMFAVITPALISGALADRVKFTAWALFIALWATVVYFPVAHWVWAEGGWLFDLGVIDFAGGTAVHINAGAAALGVILVVGKRIGFQKDPMRPHSLPLVMLGAGLLWFGWFGFNAGSWLNNDDGVGAVAFVNTQVATAAAMLGWLAYEKLRHGSFTTLGAASGAVAGLVAITPACGAVSPLGAIAVGVVAGVLCAMAVGLKYRFGYDDSLDVVGVHLVGGIAGSLLVGLFATGGVQSDAKGFFYGGGLEQLGKQAVGVVCVLLYSLVVSFVLAKIIDLAMGFRVSEDEEVAGVDQAAHAETAYDFGGTGGGAVARPGAGAGAAGGAGPARGDGPAPAKRQGTAPASGKEPASGKASASGEGKKVDA, via the coding sequence ATGCCCCCAGGCATCATGACGCTCGCGGCGGACAAGGCCGCCTTGAGCCCGGCCAACACCGGATTCATGCTGATCTGTACCGCGCTGGTGATGCTCATGACCCCCGCGCTAGCCTTCTTCTACGGCGGCATGGTCAGGGTCAAGAGCGTGCTCAACATGCTGATGATGAGCTTCATCAGCCTGGGCATCGTCACCGTCCTTTGGGTCCTGTACGGCTTCGGGCTGGCTTTCGGCCAGGACAACGGCGGCTTCCTCGGCTGGAGCGGCGACTTCGCCGGGCTCGGCGGCATCGGCCTGACCGAACTGTGGGGCACCACCACCATCCCGGTCTATGTCTTCGCGGTCTTCCAGCTGATGTTCGCCGTGATCACGCCCGCGCTGATCAGCGGTGCCCTGGCGGACCGGGTGAAGTTCACCGCCTGGGCGTTGTTCATCGCCCTGTGGGCCACCGTCGTCTACTTCCCCGTCGCGCACTGGGTGTGGGCCGAGGGCGGCTGGCTCTTCGACCTGGGCGTCATCGACTTCGCCGGCGGCACGGCGGTCCACATCAACGCGGGCGCCGCTGCGCTCGGCGTGATCCTCGTCGTCGGCAAACGCATCGGCTTCCAGAAGGACCCGATGCGACCGCACAGTCTGCCGCTGGTGATGCTCGGCGCCGGCCTCCTCTGGTTCGGCTGGTTCGGCTTCAACGCGGGCTCCTGGCTCAACAACGACGACGGGGTGGGTGCGGTGGCCTTCGTCAACACCCAGGTCGCCACGGCCGCCGCGATGCTCGGCTGGCTCGCGTACGAGAAGCTGCGGCACGGCTCCTTCACCACCCTGGGCGCGGCGTCCGGCGCGGTGGCCGGACTGGTCGCGATCACTCCGGCGTGCGGCGCGGTCAGCCCGCTCGGCGCCATCGCGGTCGGCGTCGTCGCCGGTGTGCTGTGCGCGATGGCGGTCGGGCTGAAGTACCGCTTCGGGTACGACGACTCCCTCGACGTGGTGGGTGTCCACCTCGTCGGCGGCATCGCCGGCTCCCTGCTGGTCGGCCTGTTCGCGACCGGTGGCGTGCAGAGCGACGCCAAGGGCTTCTTCTACGGCGGCGGCCTGGAGCAGTTGGGCAAGCAGGCCGTGGGCGTCGTCTGCGTCCTGTTGTACTCCCTGGTCGTCTCCTTCGTCCTGGCCAAGATCATCGACTTGGCGATGGGCTTCCGGGTCTCCGAGGACGAGGAGGTCGCGGGCGTCGACCAGGCCGCGCACGCGGAGACGGCATACGACTTCGGCGGTACGGGCGGGGGCGCGGTGGCGCGCCCGGGAGCGGGCGCGGGGGCGGCCGGGGGCGCCGGCCCGGCCCGCGGCGACGGCCCGGCCCCGGCGAAGCGCCAGGGCACGGCCCCGGCTTCCGGTAAGGAACCGGCTTCCGGCAAGGCGTCGGCTTCCGGCGAGGGAAAGAAGGTGGACGCGTGA
- a CDS encoding alanine racemase: protein MFLDTVLARNPRLIDCAADLHRTGAVEPDTYVLDLDAVEANAALLAKAARRQRLGLWFVAKQIGRNPELVRAVARHLPRFAAIDAREARTLHGAGARAGNVGHLVQIPHRALPEVLAWRPEAVTVFDLANARAVSDAARQLGRVQDVLVRVEGAPGAVHPGQEGGVPLSELEGFAAEAERMPGIRLTGVTAFPCVQCAPGSGHPRPTATFELARRAQALLAARGRTEPKLSAPGVTCAATLPMLAELGATHGEPGHALTGTTPLHAIDPEQPERPAYVYVTEVAHLLADGRPALHGGGFYPRSGVESALIPRTGARLAVQTVPAENIDYYRLLAPGRARPGDTAVLAFRTQIFVTRSNVAVVAGLSAGSPRLTGHHDALGRPLPQVTGGEGADGP from the coding sequence GTGTTCCTCGACACCGTCCTCGCACGCAACCCACGGCTGATCGACTGTGCCGCCGACCTGCACCGCACCGGCGCGGTGGAGCCGGACACGTATGTCCTGGACCTGGATGCCGTCGAAGCCAACGCCGCGCTGCTGGCGAAGGCGGCGCGACGACAGCGCCTCGGCCTATGGTTCGTGGCCAAGCAGATCGGACGCAACCCCGAGCTGGTCCGGGCCGTGGCCCGGCATCTCCCCCGGTTCGCCGCCATCGACGCGCGCGAAGCCCGCACACTGCACGGGGCGGGTGCGCGCGCCGGAAATGTGGGCCACCTGGTGCAGATTCCCCACCGTGCACTGCCAGAGGTGCTCGCCTGGCGTCCCGAAGCGGTCACCGTCTTCGACCTGGCCAACGCCCGTGCCGTCTCGGACGCCGCCCGGCAACTGGGTCGCGTACAGGATGTTCTGGTACGGGTCGAGGGCGCGCCCGGCGCGGTCCATCCGGGGCAGGAGGGTGGCGTGCCGCTCAGTGAGCTGGAGGGTTTCGCGGCCGAGGCGGAGCGGATGCCCGGCATCCGGCTGACCGGAGTCACCGCCTTTCCGTGCGTTCAGTGCGCACCCGGGTCCGGGCACCCGCGCCCCACCGCCACCTTCGAACTGGCCCGCCGGGCCCAGGCCTTGCTGGCCGCGCGCGGGCGCACCGAACCGAAGCTGAGTGCTCCCGGCGTCACCTGCGCTGCCACCTTGCCGATGCTCGCCGAGCTGGGCGCCACGCACGGCGAACCCGGTCACGCGCTCACCGGCACCACCCCTCTGCACGCCATCGACCCGGAGCAGCCGGAGCGGCCCGCGTACGTATACGTCACCGAGGTCGCCCACCTCCTCGCCGATGGCCGGCCCGCTCTCCACGGTGGCGGCTTCTACCCTCGTTCCGGCGTCGAGTCGGCGTTGATCCCCCGGACCGGCGCCCGGCTCGCCGTCCAGACAGTCCCGGCCGAGAACATCGACTACTACCGGCTGCTGGCTCCCGGCCGTGCCCGGCCCGGTGATACCGCCGTCCTGGCGTTCCGTACGCAGATCTTCGTGACCCGCAGCAACGTCGCGGTCGTCGCCGGTCTCAGCGCGGGCAGCCCACGGTTGACCGGCCACCACGACGCGCTCGGCCGACCGCTTCCGCAGGTCACGGGCGGGGAAGGCGCGGATGGGCCATGA
- a CDS encoding phosphopentomutase: MSRIVILVIDGLGVGAMPDAADPRPGDAAADTLGHLLDEHRTATGRRLPLPALEALGLGFVHPHPDLAPAPSLPVAVGRAALGYPGADTYAGHQTMMGADFSRVTVARLAGHLGEVAAALRASGRRADLLAGRPVLVVGGRVLVHDNLEADPGVNWNVSGLLADNPFTEILDIARVVRSVAPVARVIAVGGRADGPLDTFVRDGDLGTVGLDTPASGFYRNGGLVVRHLGAPLDHARRLPELASGAGAPVTLVGKAADVLACDTALCCPAVGTAEVLGVTADAVRRAPDTALIVSNVQETDLAGHQQDAPRYAAVLRRTDAGLGTLLRLLSSPGDRLIVTGDHGNDPVIGHAHHTREYVPVLIHRPEATGFDRLPMARTLADVGATAAAALGLPPAALGNGTPLLRPVGGSAGVPR, encoded by the coding sequence ATGAGCAGGATCGTCATTCTCGTCATCGACGGGTTGGGCGTCGGCGCGATGCCCGACGCGGCGGATCCGCGGCCCGGTGACGCTGCCGCCGATACGCTGGGCCACCTTCTCGACGAGCACCGTACGGCCACGGGTCGCCGACTCCCGCTGCCCGCCCTGGAAGCACTCGGCCTTGGCTTCGTGCACCCCCACCCGGATCTCGCGCCCGCGCCGTCCCTCCCGGTGGCCGTGGGCCGTGCCGCGCTCGGCTATCCGGGCGCCGATACGTACGCCGGGCATCAGACGATGATGGGGGCCGACTTCAGCCGGGTGACCGTGGCCCGGCTCGCCGGCCATCTCGGCGAGGTCGCCGCGGCCCTCCGGGCGAGCGGACGCCGCGCGGATCTGCTTGCCGGGCGTCCCGTGCTGGTCGTGGGCGGGCGGGTCCTCGTCCACGACAACCTCGAAGCGGACCCGGGCGTCAACTGGAACGTCTCCGGACTGCTCGCGGACAACCCCTTCACGGAGATCCTCGACATCGCACGGGTGGTGCGTTCGGTGGCGCCCGTGGCCCGGGTGATCGCCGTGGGCGGCCGTGCCGACGGCCCGCTGGACACCTTCGTACGCGACGGAGACCTCGGCACGGTCGGGCTGGACACCCCGGCGAGCGGTTTCTACCGGAACGGCGGGCTGGTGGTACGGCACCTCGGGGCGCCGCTGGATCACGCCCGCCGGCTGCCGGAGCTGGCATCCGGGGCCGGTGCCCCCGTGACCCTCGTGGGCAAGGCCGCGGATGTATTGGCCTGCGACACGGCGCTGTGCTGCCCCGCCGTCGGCACCGCTGAGGTCCTCGGGGTGACGGCCGACGCCGTACGCCGGGCGCCGGACACCGCCCTGATCGTCAGCAATGTCCAGGAGACGGATCTGGCGGGGCACCAGCAGGACGCCCCGCGTTACGCCGCCGTGCTCCGGCGGACCGATGCCGGACTGGGCACGCTGCTGCGGCTCCTCTCGTCGCCCGGCGACCGCTTGATCGTTACGGGTGATCACGGCAACGACCCGGTCATCGGCCATGCCCACCACACCCGTGAGTACGTGCCGGTGCTGATCCACCGTCCCGAGGCCACGGGCTTCGACCGTCTGCCGATGGCCCGGACCCTGGCGGATGTGGGCGCCACAGCGGCGGCCGCGCTCGGGCTGCCGCCAGCCGCGCTGGGGAACGGCACGCCTCTGCTACGGCCGGTGGGCGGATCGGCGGGTGTGCCGCGATGA